From Diospyros lotus cultivar Yz01 chromosome 4, ASM1463336v1, whole genome shotgun sequence, a single genomic window includes:
- the LOC127800651 gene encoding probable metal-nicotianamine transporter YSL7 isoform X2, which yields MSEVIAKQSTEGTGSKNMKDPALGWMIAFLFVVSFLGLFSVVPLRKIMIVDFKLIYPSGTATAHLINSFHTPQGAKLAKKQVRALGKFFSFSFLWGFFQWFFTAGDGCGFVNFPTFGLKAYEHKFYFDFSATYVGVGMICPYLINISLLVGGILSWGIMWPLIEDRKGHWYPDDLSPSSLHGLQGYKVFIGIAMILGDGLYNFVKVLGHTLFGLYHQLRDKEPDSVIPVSGRSSPANPSQSYDDQRRTQLFLKDKIPLHVAIIGYVGIAIISAVTLPHIFHQLKWYYIVVIYIVAPVLAFCNAYGCGLTDWSLASTYGKLAIFTIGAWAGASHGGVLAGLAACGVMMNIVSTASDLMQDFKTGYMTLASPRSMFVSQVIGTAMGCVIAPCVFWLFYKAFDDLGVLGSEYPAPYALIYRNMAILGVDGFSALPKNCLTLCYVFFIAAVVINGIRDAMGKDRAKFIPIPMAMAIPFYIGSYFAIDMCLGSLILFIWRKINKAKADAFGPAVASGLICGDGIWTLPSSILALAGVNPPICMKFLARKTNTKVDAFLGS from the exons ATGAGCGAAGTTATTGCCAAACAGTCAACTGAAGGAACTGGTTCAAAGAATATGAAGGACCCAGCTTTGGGATGGATGATTGCATTTCTGTTTGTTGTTAGCTTTCTTGGACTCTTTTCTGTGGTGCCTCTTCGAAAG ATAATGATTGTAGACTTCAAACTGATTTATCCCAGTGGAACTGCAACAGCTCACCTAATCAACAGCTTCCACACTCCACAGGGCGCCAAGCTAGCAAA GAAACAAGTACGAGCTCTGGGCAAGTTCTTCTCATTCAGTTTCTTGTGGGGCTTCTTCCAGTGGTTCTTCACTGCAGGGGATGGTTGTGGATTTGTGAACTTTCCTACTTTTGGTCTCAAAGCCTATGAACATAA GTTTTACTTCGATTTCTCAGCAACTTATGTCGGTGTCGGCATGATCTGTCCATATTTAATCAACATATCTTTGCTAGTTGGAGGAATCCTATCGTGGGGCATAATGTGGCCACTTATAGAAGACAGAAAAGGCCATTGGTACCCTGATGACCTTAGCCCAAGCAGCCTCCATGGTCTTCAAGGTTACAAG GTCTTTATAGGAATAGCCATGATCCTTGGTGATGGCCTCTACAACTTTGTCAAAGTCCTCGGACACACTCTATTTGGCTTGTATCACCAACTCCGCGATAAAGAACCGGACAGTGTCATCCCAGTTAGTGGTCGCTCTTCCCCAGCGAATCCTTCCCAATCTTATGATGATCAGCGTCGGACCCAGCTCTTTCTCAAGGACAAAATTCCATTGCATGTAGCCATTATTGGCTATGTCGGTATTGCAATTATCTCCGCTGTAACACTTCCCCATATCTTCCACCAACTAAAGTGGTACTATATTGTTGTCATTTACATCGTAGCACCGGTACTAGCCTTCTGCAATGCTTATGGATGTGGACTTACTGACTGGTCCTTGGCTTCCACCTATGGGAAGCTAGCAATCTTTACAATCGGGGCATGGGCAGGAGCTTCTCATGGTGGAGTACTTGCTGGTTTAGCTGCTTGTGGGGTTATGATGAACATTGTGTCAACTGCTTCTGATCTCATGCAGGACTTCAAAACAGGCTATATGACCCTGGCTTCTCCACGGTCCATGTTCGTGAGTCAGGTGATCGGGACTGCAATGGGCTGCGTTATTGCCCCTTGCGTCTTTTGGCTCTTTTACAAGGCTTTTGATGATCTTGGGGTCCTAGGTTCAGAGTATCCTGCTCCGTATGCTCTCATCTATCGCAACATGGCCATTCTTGGGGTTGACGGGTTCTCAGCTTTGCCCAAAAACTGTCTCACACTTTGCTACGTGTTCTTTATCGCGGCTGTTGTCATCAATGGCATTAGAGACGCCATGGGGAAGGACAGAGCCAAGTTCATACCCATTCCCATGGCCATGGCAATACCCTTTTACATCGGATCCTACTTTGCTATCGATATGTGTCTCGGGAGCTTGATACTTTTCATATGGCGGAAGATAAACAAGGCCAAGGCCGATGCATTTGGACCTGCCGTTGCCTCAGGCTTGATTTGCGGGGACGGAATCTGGACTCTGCCCAGTTCTATACTGGCTTTGGCAGGTGTAAATCCTCCCATCTGCATGAAGTTCCTGGCAAGGAAGACAAATACAAAGGTTGATGCTTTCTTAGGCTCTTAA